The Colwellia sp. M166 genome segment TAGTATATTTTTGCAGCTTAAACTCGGTTAAATATTTCGAAAATCGATTAGCACGCCATTGGTATTGAATGGGCTTTTTGTCTTGGTCTATCACTTGCTGATATAAATAAGGTTTGCCTGAAAGTGTTGGCGCATCGCTAGAAAATATATCGGTTTTATTTGGATCTGCGCTTGTTAGCAACGTCGTAACGATGGCGCTTTGTAAATTGCTGATAGTTTTCGCTTGCGAACTGTCGGCGAGTGTTTCAATTAAAATGCGGCCTTTTTCAAAGTCTACAATGGCACGGGCTTTATAATCGTTAGTATATTTAACTAGTTTTTTATTGCTGGGAAGCTGTGGTTTATCTTCACCCCAAACGTTATTTATATGCTTGCTTAGTTCATCGAGCAAGGCTTTGATATTGGTGATGTCTTGTTGAATAAGTTTGTTGGTTTTAATTGCTTGATTGGCAATGCTAACCACATCAGTATCGTCAGATTTTATTTGTTTAATTAAGCTTTCAACACTACGAATTGAGGCAAGATCGGCTGTACTCTTACAGCTGATTAAACTTATTACGATAAGTAGTAGTAATATTTTTTTAAACATAAAACTCTGACCTTTAATTTGTCACGGTTAATTTATTTACGGTAAATTTATAATGGTTAAGTGTTGAGCTCGTACTTTGCTTCATTATTTCAGCTGGCTTTGTCGTTCGTTTTTATGTTCGTTCGCTGTTAATAATATGCTGAACTGCTCTGCGGCTTGTTTTGCCCAAACATTGTAAGCTAACGTTGATGGATGCATACCGTCTGTTGCCAAAAATTCAGGGTTAAAGGGTATATCAACCGTTAATACTGAGCACTTGTTGTTAGCGCCTTGATGTTGATTAGCAAGTACCGCGGCCATTAA includes the following:
- a CDS encoding murein transglycosylase domain-containing protein, producing MFKKILLLLIVISLISCKSTADLASIRSVESLIKQIKSDDTDVVSIANQAIKTNKLIQQDITNIKALLDELSKHINNVWGEDKPQLPSNKKLVKYTNDYKARAIVDFEKGRILIETLADSSQAKTISNLQSAIVTTLLTSADPNKTDIFSSDAPTLSGKPYLYQQVIDQDKKPIQYQWRANRFSKYLTEFKLQKYTKNSKQIYAVSISMVKQHQHLREEKYSQYVLASAKRYQISPQLIYGIIETESSFNPFAVSSANAYGLMQVVPKTAGADVYQRIKKQPGAPTKQQLFDPAFNIDIGAAYLHILNNNYLKDVTNATSRHYSIISAYNGGSGNVLKTFHSNRTTAMKVLNTKSAKDVYYLLTKKHPKAESRRYLEKVTKAEKSYL